AAACAGCCACGCGTGTTACATTGACGGGCCCTGCCGCTTATACTTTTTTCGGCTACACGATCTACCCGACCTTATGACCAGCCCTCCTGCACCTCGTTTCCGATTCTGCCCGCATTGCGGCGAACCATCCGTCCATTTCGACGGATTCAAAAAATATTACTGCCCGCAATGTCACTGGACCTATTTCCACAATACAGCCGCAGCGGTTGCGGGCATAATCCAGATGGATGAGACTCTGCTTTTTTTGCGCAGAAACCGCGAACCGGGCAAAGGACTGCTGGATCTTCCCGGCGGCTTCGTCGACCACGGAGAGGGTGCGGAAGAGGCTCTGCAAAGAGAGATTTTTGAGGAAATAGGCATTGTTCCACAAGAATTGAGGTACATCGGATCTTATTCCAATCAATACCGCTATAAATCCATCGACTACGCTACCTGTGATATGGTGTATACGTGCACCCTGCCCCGTATCGCATTCACACTGGAAAACAGCGAAGTCGCGGAAGCACTGTGGATCCCCCTCAACCAGATTGAAATCCCCCAAATAGCCTTCGTCTCCTTACAGCAGGCGATAGCAGCATGGCTGGCCAATAACAGGCGCACCGATCCTGCTGCATAATCATCACTCGCGCTGCCGGCCTAGAACCGACGGGAAATAGCGGCTTCCACGTTATAACTGTCGAAGTCGAAGGTCAGGTCGCTGGGGCCGATATCCAGAGAGGCTTTGGTGAAACACCAT
The genomic region above belongs to Spartobacteria bacterium and contains:
- a CDS encoding NUDIX domain-containing protein — encoded protein: MTSPPAPRFRFCPHCGEPSVHFDGFKKYYCPQCHWTYFHNTAAAVAGIIQMDETLLFLRRNREPGKGLLDLPGGFVDHGEGAEEALQREIFEEIGIVPQELRYIGSYSNQYRYKSIDYATCDMVYTCTLPRIAFTLENSEVAEALWIPLNQIEIPQIAFVSLQQAIAAWLANNRRTDPAA